The DNA segment GCAGCTCAAAGGCGAGTAAAGCCAAGGCGTCCGGCAAGGAGAAAAGGTCTGGTAAAAAGAAGCAACGGAGAAAACGATCTAAATCCACTTCGAAGAAACACTGATGTCTGATGATCAGACATGGGTGCTGGGTCTGCATGCCGTAAAATCAGCACTCCAGCGTAAGGATGGGGCGGAAGAGCTGCTGGTGGACAGCAAACGACAGGATGGTCGAATTAAAGAGATCCTTGGGCTGGCCGAAACAGCCGGTATCCCATGTCAACGCATTCCAGGCAGGGTGTTGGATGAACGGGTGCATGGAGAGAAGCATCAGGGTGTGGCGTTGCGTGTTCGGCAACGGCAGACACAGGATGAGCCCTACCTGAAGGCGTTACTGAAAAGGTTAGAGAAACAGCCATTTCTGCTGATCCTAGACGGGGTCCAGGATCCGCACAATTTAGGGGCCTGTCTAAGGAGTGCCGATGGCGCAGGCGTGGATGCGATTGTCGCTCCCAGGGATCGCTCAGTGGCACTGACGGCTACGGTCAGAAAGGTGGCGAGCGGGGCCGCGGAAACGGTTCCCTTCATCCAGGTGGCCAACCTGGCCCGCACCCTGAAGTGGCTCAAGGCCGAGGGTGTCTGGCTGATCGGTACCGCGGGCGAGGCCACCCAAACGCTGTATGAGATCGATCTGTGTGGTGCCTTGGCGATCGTCATGGGAGGCGAGGGCAAGGGATTACGCAGACTGACCAGGGAGCAGTGTGATCTGCTGGTTAAGCTGCCAATGGCGGGAAGTGTGGAGAGCCTCAATGTTTCCGTAGCCTGTGGCATCTCTCTCTATGAAGCGGTTCGTCAGCGTGGTAACGTTTGAATCAATCCGAAGGATTGCCTGTTTAAGGTATTGAGGAGACTATCGTGATCAGAAAATTAGCCTGCGTGTCACTGCTGACCGGTTTGATGAACATGCCTCTCCATGCCGATAGCGTATTAGGCATGACTGCTGATGTGGATTTCTGGAACATGGATTCCTCCGGTTCCTTTGCAGATAGCAGCGATCAGCAGTCATTCGATCTCGATAGTGAACGCAATGCCATCCTGACCCTGGCATTTGAACACCCCTTGCCATTGGTTCCCAACTTCAAGGTCAGGACCAATGATCTCAGCTCTTCCGGTGATCAGCGCCTGTCGGAGAATTTCGACTACTCGGATACTACATTTCCCGCCGGCATCGATGTGAATGTTGATTTCGAGGCGCAAAACACAGATTTTATTTTCTATTACGAGATCTTTGACAACGATACGGTATCTTTCGATCTGGGATTGAATGTCAAATACCTGGATGGCGACATCGAGGTTGAGAGCAATGGTCTGCGTGCCAGCGAGACCTTTGACGGTTATGTGCCGATGTTTCACGGGGCGCTCCAGGTGGGGATTCCTGCCAGCCGCGTCTCCCTGTTCGGTGATCTGAGCCTCTTGAGTCTGGGTGATCATACCTTGCAAGACTATACGGCGGGGATCGCCTTCAAACTGGTCGAGAGTCTGGCGGTGGATATCAGCCTCAAGGGAGGCTATCACCGTATCTCCCTGGAACTGGATGATCTGGACGGAATCTACACCGATTGGGATTTCGACGGCGCCTTTCTCGGTGTGCAGGCAGATTTTTAGGGCTATTTTTCCGCCAGTTGCAGATTTCCCCTCAAATCGGTAGAATCCGCCGCTTCCCGGTGCCCGACTGCCGCTGTTGACGTCAGCAACGACGACCTAGCGAATCGACCGGGCATCACTCCTTGCCTTACCGCAGATGCGGGAGGCTGCCTAACCCGAAAGGAGAGACAATGAGGCACTATGAAGTTGTGTTCCTGGTTCATCCGGACCAGAGTGAACAGGTACCCGCTATGATCGAGCGTTATCGTTCGGGTATCGAGACCAAGGGTGGTACGATCCACCGTCTGGAAGATTGGGGCCGCCGTCAGCTGGCCTATCCCATCAATAAAATCCACAAGGCACACTATGTGCTGATGAACATCGAGTGTAACGCCGAGGCACTGGCCGAACTGGAGAGCGCCTTTCGTTTCAACGATGCCGTGATTCGCAACTTGGTCATCCGCCGCGATGAGGCGCTTACCGAAGTCTCTCAACTGGCCAAGTCCCAGGAAGAGGAAGAGAGAGAGCGCGGATCATCCCGAGACCGGGATGATGCAATGGATGCTGATGCTAATGCTGATGCGGAAGAGGAAGATGAAGTGGGTGTGGAAGAGGAAGAGATTCCCGCAGCAGCCACGGAAGCAAGCGAATCTTCGGACGATGTTAATCGAGTGGATTGAGAGGTATACAAATGGCACGTTTTTTCCGACGTAAGAAATATTGCCGCTTTACTGCGGA comes from the Candidatus Thiodiazotropha sp. CDECU1 genome and includes:
- the rlmB gene encoding 23S rRNA (guanosine(2251)-2'-O)-methyltransferase RlmB, coding for MSDDQTWVLGLHAVKSALQRKDGAEELLVDSKRQDGRIKEILGLAETAGIPCQRIPGRVLDERVHGEKHQGVALRVRQRQTQDEPYLKALLKRLEKQPFLLILDGVQDPHNLGACLRSADGAGVDAIVAPRDRSVALTATVRKVASGAAETVPFIQVANLARTLKWLKAEGVWLIGTAGEATQTLYEIDLCGALAIVMGGEGKGLRRLTREQCDLLVKLPMAGSVESLNVSVACGISLYEAVRQRGNV
- the rpsF gene encoding 30S ribosomal protein S6; translation: MRHYEVVFLVHPDQSEQVPAMIERYRSGIETKGGTIHRLEDWGRRQLAYPINKIHKAHYVLMNIECNAEALAELESAFRFNDAVIRNLVIRRDEALTEVSQLAKSQEEEERERGSSRDRDDAMDADANADAEEEDEVGVEEEEIPAAATEASESSDDVNRVD
- a CDS encoding TIGR04219 family outer membrane beta-barrel protein, giving the protein MIRKLACVSLLTGLMNMPLHADSVLGMTADVDFWNMDSSGSFADSSDQQSFDLDSERNAILTLAFEHPLPLVPNFKVRTNDLSSSGDQRLSENFDYSDTTFPAGIDVNVDFEAQNTDFIFYYEIFDNDTVSFDLGLNVKYLDGDIEVESNGLRASETFDGYVPMFHGALQVGIPASRVSLFGDLSLLSLGDHTLQDYTAGIAFKLVESLAVDISLKGGYHRISLELDDLDGIYTDWDFDGAFLGVQADF